The following coding sequences lie in one Aspergillus puulaauensis MK2 DNA, chromosome 3, nearly complete sequence genomic window:
- a CDS encoding macro domain-containing protein (COG:B,K;~EggNog:ENOG410PKNF;~InterPro:IPR002589,IPR043472;~PFAM:PF01661), which produces MAPPYIPIAEIPTVSLLYKLKRLIPHPQPLKAPSKPLNDTISLIRNDITKLEGVDCIVNAANERLLGGGGVDGAIHRAAGRGLLEECRTLNGCDTGDAKITDAYNLPYKRVIHAVGPIYHFERRFSEGGPEDLLRGCYRRSLELAIENNMKSIAFAAISTGVYGYPPREAAKTALDETRKFLEQESNIGRLERVVFCNFEFKDERAYEELIPLLFPPAKQLQNTGDGDDHTVSPPPEILAASLPDPPTGEPTLAGQPESKKQKLSASDAGTQTTHIPAFSEEKSEDEWEEVHKSEAGRMDTIDDDPVEVDRPSSDTDVQSVQSSGIIDDMFHSQSTGSHLGKD; this is translated from the exons ATGGCACCGCCATACATACCCATTGCTGAAATCCCAACTGTATCGCTACTATACAAACTCAAGCGCCTGAttcctcatccacagccaCTCAAGGCGCCCTCGAAACCACTCAACGACACGATATCACTAATTCGGAATGACATAACAAAGCTCGAAGGCGTTGACTGCATCGTCAATGCAGCTAATGAACGGcttctcggcggcggcggcgttgatGGCGCAATCCATCGAGCTGCTGGCCGCGGCTTGCTTGAGGAGTGCCGAACACTCAATGGCTGCGATACTGGCGATGCTAAAATAACAGATGCATACAACCTTCCCTATAAACGGGTGATCCATGCTGTGGGCCCTATATATCATTTCGAAAGGCGATTCAGTGAGGGTGGGCCGGAGGATTTGTTACGGGGTTGTTATCGTCGCAGCCTTGAGCTAGCTATCGAGAACAACATGAAGAGCATTGCTTTCGCAGCAATTAGTACGGGTGTTTACGGATATCCGCCCCGGGAGGCGGCTAAGACAGCCCTTGACGAGACACGCAAGTTTTTGGAACAAGAGAGCAATATCGGGCGCCTGGAACGGGTCGTTTTCTGTAATTTTGAGTTCAAAGATGAGAGGGCTTATGAGGAGTTGATTCC gcttctttttcctcctgCAAAACAACTCCAGAACAcaggagacggagacgacCACACTGTATCTCCACCGCCTGAGATCCTGGCGGCGTCGCTTCCTGACCCGCCGACGGGAGAGCCCACTTTGGCAGGTCAGCCAGAAAGCAAGAAACAGAAACTTAGTGCATCTGATGCAGGGACACAGACCACGCACATCCCTGCATTTTCTGAAGAGAAGAGTGAAGATGAGTGGGAAGAAGTCCACAAATCCGAGGCAGGTCGTATGGACACTATTGACGATGACCCCGTCGAAGTTGACCGACCATCTTCAGACACCGATGTGCAGAGTGTACAGTCAAGCGGGATTATTGACGATATGTTTCACTCTCAATCCACGGGTAGTCACTTGGGGAAAGACTAA